Within Dermacentor variabilis isolate Ectoservices chromosome 8, ASM5094787v1, whole genome shotgun sequence, the genomic segment ATTCCGCAGGAGAAGCTGCAGTGCTTCGCGAATTGGACATGtgaaaaggaagaacaaaaaCGGTCCTCCACCATGCGCGGAGCCAACCGAGATCATGGGAATGTCACCAGTGTTACGTGTTACAGTGATGGAAGGCGCTGTCGCCGACCATATATCTGTAAAGCCTTGAGTTCTGCACTTTCCCCAAAGAGCAATGACTTTATTAACGTTGCGATATTTCCGTCCCAACACAAGACACTCCCGAAAGAAAATTAAGAATAAAAAGAGATAAATACACAATGCTGTTTGCAAAAATTTATTTCGAAACTAGTTTCGCAACTATGTTGCGCACGAAAtgccaacgtaaaaaaaaaaagaaatgatgtcAGCTTGTATTAAGTTACATAAATATGGCAGGAGTAACGGCCAGCTTTCAGAACAAAGCTTGGCGCCTCTTTGATgctgttgagaaaaaaatatgtacatatatattgtGAATGATGCGAAGTCATTGCTCGGTATGTCCCCTCTGCAGTCGTCTGACCCGTTTCTCAAGAGTACTAGAATATTTTATAGTACAATATACTGCCACGTATAGTTTCCAGCACATGTGACATCACAAAACCAATTGAAGCGTCTCCCAACGGCCTCCGACTGCGCTGACGCATTACCCGAAAGCATGAGACGAGAGCTCCTGCCTTAAAAGGCTATGCCTCGGCACCTTATTGCTCCAGAACTGACACTAGATGTACAAGACCGCAACACCCTCTAAGGTACGTTCTGTTCGAAGCGTGCGTGGTATCGTCGGCGATCGCTGAGATGTTCGAATGGTGTAAAGCTGATTGCCACATTGATTCAATTGATCGTGTTATGGTCTACCTACGTTTCGCAGCAGTTGCAAAACAGCTTGATTACGGCAGCCTTCGGCGTTGGGTTTTGTCATCATCTTATACGAAATGCTCTGCAacgcctgccactgctataacgGAACGTTAGACATACTTAGGTATGAACAAAGCATCGCATATATGTCGGTCGCAAACTGCGTAAGAGATTCAGTTCCTAAAAGAAAATATGAATGTTGTCTTCTCGATTCAAAGAAATGCATGGTACTCGCCTTAGAGTGTGGCAATAAACGTGGCGTCTCGCCACCTTGCGGCAGTCTTCATAGAAGTATGTACATGGTTGGTTTAGTGTCCTCTTGCGAGTCGCAGTTTTGCAGCTGCATCCGCACACTTCCGAGGACACCCCGGTACGGCCTCGTACCAGGGCGCAAACAAAACGTCATGTTCTGCCTCGGTCGCTCACTTCGTGGTAATACGTTTTCGCGGAGAATAACTTAAGCCGCTCTTATTTCTAGGTGATCGTAGGAAACGTCTGTTCCTCGTAGTCCCTCGAAGTTTCGTTATTCATCGGCGCTTCCGCCAGGCAGTAGCAGTACTTTCGCAAGACCGCGTGACGGATGCAGTGGGACTGATTGCCGTACTTGTTGATGCGACTGATGTCCCCTAAGACGTCGAATTGTTCCTCCCCGTTGACGACCATCAGGCCTTCCAACATGGCGGCGCTTGGAAGAACCTCGACGGTGACCCTGAGGCGCCGCGTGCCGTCAGCGGTCTCCTTGACGTTGTCCACAACGAGCAGTTCCTGGGCGTCGTAGACGCGGCGCAGGCTAAGCATGGCGCATCGCCTCCTCATCGCGAACGGTTCGTCCAGTTCGTCAGAGTTCAAGAGGTCATTGACCTTTTCCACGAGCGCCGTGGCCGCCTTCCTGACGAGAGGGCTGTCCAGTTCGACGGGAACCTCCGACCCGCAGGAGCAGTACTCGGAAGGGATGCCCGCTCGCTCGCAAGTTCTGTCTCGCGTAACCTCGCCGAATAGGCTGATGCCGTAGTGCGAGTCGTCTTGGCCGACGATCGCCGATCCGCCGCTCGCGAATGACGCGATGTCCCGAAGTGTGGCGTACGTGTCGAACGGCGTCGTCAAGCGACCCGCGTTGGTCTCCAGGTTGGACGCGATCTGGGAAACGTTTAGACGCGTCAGCGTCGACTTCGATGCGACGTCACGCGCTTGTGAATCTAGCCAATCCATTCTTGCGGGAAGCCCGAGGGCGAAGAATGGCAGTCGCTCTTCGATTCTACCCACGAAGGTTGATCGGATCGAATCGAAGCGATGTCCGTGGTCCGAAAGGAAGAAGAGGAACGTGTTGTCCAGGTGGCCGTTGGAGCGAAGATAGTCAAGAAACTCGACGAAGTCGTCGTCGGCGGCTCCGACTTGCTGCGAAAAGTCGTGACTGATCTCGACCAGGTAGGAGAAGGCGAAGAAAGGCCTATCGGAATTGCTAGCGTTGCGGCCGTCGAAGTAGCGCTTGACGTATTCGAGTTGCAGCATGTGCTTCGGCCCGTTTCCCAAGCACAGCGCCGAGCTGGACATTAGCAGGAACGACTCGTAGACGGCGAGCCAGAAAGGACGCAGGTAATAGTCCGTGGGCGGCTTCGTGAATCCGCGGGCGAGGTAGTTGAACAAGGCGAAGGCCGGGAAGTCCTCGGCGAAGAGCGTCTCGTAACCGGCTTCCCGAAAGTCCTTCCACACGATGTGGACGTCGTCGTAGACCTTGTCCCTCTGTCCGGGTTTCACGACGTCCTCGACTCGCCGGCCTGTCAGCAGTGCCAGCAAGTTTGGAAACGTGTTGTCCCCGACCTTGTTCATCCCTCGGAAGACGACGGCGTTGAGCTGGGTGACGAGGTAGTCGTACGTCTTGGGCAGGAACCGCATCATGGACAGTCTCGAGACTGAGTCCAAGCCGAAGATTAGCACGTTTGGGGGCTGCCTCGGTTTTATCCGCGGTTTGCTACTCCCATGCCTGGAACCTCTGAAGCTGGCGTTTCTTCTTATTCCTCGTGTTCGCTTGTTCGGAGCTGTCACGTTGGGACGAACGGGAGGGTTACGCCGCACCGCCACAGCGTGGATGTTGCTGTAGATGGGCCACTTCAGCGCGTTGCTACAACTGACGGTGATGACGTCGTCATTGAGAGGCACTTTGTCTCTGGTGAAAGGCACTGCGTCGCTGTACGTTATCTCGTTGTCAGTGACGCGCTGGACGGACTTGTAGCTGCACCGGAGGTTTGAGAGTGAGTAGCTCGATGACGCATTGAACCGCAGGTTGCCGTACGAGTCGATGAACGTCAGCCAGGGTTGTCGAACCTTGTAgaaaagtgagagagagatatatattaaaaaaaaatgagatcaTGCTGACACTCACGCCACGATCGCTCAGCGGTTCTGACGCTGAGCACAATGTCGCGGGTTCAACTCCTTGCcgcgtggcggccgcatttcgctagTGGAAAGTGCAGGAGCGCTCGTGCAACGCGCTTTATGTACACATTAATGaaccaggcggtcgaaattattccaacgatcaccccctccccccccccttaacggCGTCATTCATAACTCACCGtgctgctttgggacgttaatatcaatcaatcaatcactcaatcaatcaatcaatcaatcaatcaatcaatcaatcaatcaatcaatcaatcaatcaatcaatcaatcaatcaatcaatcaatcaatgtttgtTTGTTACTTTAAAAGCACCCCTTCACATACAAAAGACGCAGAGCAGGAGGAGAATTCGTCTTTTCCATTGCAACGCTGCTACGTTTAAGCCTACCAGACTTGTGActacagtcacacacacacaccttgcaGACGATGGGCGTGACAGGGTTCAGGTACGGCCACACAGCGGGATGGAACGGGTGCAGGGCGGGCAGCGAGCAGCTCTGGCGCGGATCCCTGGGCTCCTGGACGTCGGGGTCGTAGTTCCAGTAGCGGTGCCTGAGGTACTCCGCGGGCACCTGGCCGCTACCGCGACCCGTCAGCAGGCCCCAGGGAGGCGACGTCATCAGCAGCAAGGTGGCCAGGAACGGCAGCGCGATCAGGACCGCGGGGTGGACCCTGTTTCGCCGGAGCATGCCCACTCTTCCTGGTCAGAAAACAAATCGGTCGGGAAACGCTCTGCTTGCACATTGCACAGAGTTTCTTGTCACGCCCACTTCGCGCACATTGATCCCCGATTCAAGCGTGTCGACGCTAAATGCTCATCCGCCAAGGTGACTCGgtggctgtggcattgcgctgctgaaccCCCGAGGTGGTGGGTTCGATTCCCGTTCACGCTCGACGCATTCCGACGTGGGCGGAATGCCGACACGcttgcgtacttagatttaggcccaCATTAAAGAACAGGCGGGCCAAATTTATCCGCGCTCTCttataatcagaccgtggttctggaacgtagaaccccagaatttTGATGCTCAATTCTCGtcattgtgtgtgcgtgtgtgcgcgtttatgtttgttattgcgatagcaattacacggaTTCTCGAGGTCCGTTCGCACCGTTGGCCCCGTCACCGTCATGCTGTTCACTGTATCGGCTCGCGCGTGGAAGGCTAGAAATCCTCCTGCGAAgcgcagtgcgtttggctgcaaaagcgatgaagccaagtggacgcaccCGCCATGCCACGCTGCGCTGAATCAGCGCTGCCGGAACCACGCAGGCAGAGTGCTGACATTGGCACGAACGTCACTGCGCGCGCACACGTTCCTATACCGAGTTGCGGCGCGCGTACCACATACCGCAATGCAtgtcgatcaatcaatcaatcaatcaatcaatcaatcaatcaatcaatcaatcaatcaatcaatcaatcaaaagttGTTTTAAAGTGCCCAGAAACAACCTCGAGGGTCTGGGTGCTAGCGCActcgattaataataataataataataataataataataataataataataataataataataataataataataataataataataataataataataatacgtctTAATTCACGTATATAGATACAACTAAAGCTGagaaaattgatatgctacataTGGATCTAAAAAATGTAATAGTAAAAAAAGTAAGCTTAAGCGTGTTGTTTAGTATGCAGTTgtatataatgatgatgatgatgatgatgatgatgatgatgatgatgataataataataataataatacatgttTTAATTCACGTATATAGATACAACTGCATACTAAACAACACGCTTAAGCTTACTTTTTTTACTATAACATTTTTTGACATCCATATGTAACATAtgaattttctccgctttaggtgtactatCAAATGCAATTTACATatctgtgatatcatttttcatcgCTGAGTTCAAGCgttgtaaacttaatagtttcgGTTTCTGAAAATTTTAGCTTTTGTCACTTgttaataaaaaaattcacaacCTAAATCTaaaattccaaaccaacagtaactaggttttaagtttttcttttaaatgcaacaaacgtcgccaaatttggtgcagtggttgccgggaaaaatgaattctccttttacatgtatttagataggagcacccgagtttTCCTTTTTTCAGTGGTGGAaaactcgggtgctcctatctaaatacatgtaaaaggagaattcatttttcccggcaaccactgcaccaaatttggcgacgtttgttgcatttaaaagaaaaacttaaaacctAGTCTGTAACTTAAAACTTAAGTAACttaaaaaccgtgtgttgagaaattgcacaaacaggcctggagtgcggcctgatcccggtgaccagaaccggtaacgcactctctcaccagagcaggattggccaccctggtgcagtacttggccacaacctcctatatgcatacaacaatcaaaccccggccctcagtccccagcagccgcgaagcaactgaccacggcggcggtcagatctgtaacgctgcagagggtgctaagaatacctggctccggacaggccgccattggaatctgaacctggcaacgttgaacgttagaacgctatctagtgaggcgagtctagcagtattattggaggaattagagggtagtaaatgggatataatagggctcagtgaggttaggaggacaaaagaagcatatacagtgctaaaaagcgggcatgtactgtgttaccggggcttagcggagaggcgagaactaggagtcggattcctgattaataaggaaatagctggtaacatacaggaattctatagcattaacgagagggtggcaggtcttgttgtgaaacttaataagaggtacaaattgaaggtggtacaagtctatgcccctacatgcagtcatgatgaccaggaagtcgaaagcttttatgaagacgtggaatcggcgatgggtaaagtcaaaacaaaatacactatactgatgggcgacttcaatgccagggtaggcaagaagcaggctggagacaagtcagtgggggaatatggcataggctctaggaatagcagaggagaattattagtagagtttgcagaacagaataatatgcggataatgaacacctttttccgcaagcgggttagtcgaaagtggacgtggaggagcccgaatggtgagactagaaatgaaatcgacttcatactctgcgcgaaccctggcatcatacaagatgtagacgtactcggcaaggtacgctgcagtgaccataggatggtaagaactcgaattagcctagacttgaggagggaacggaagaaactggtacacaagaagccaatcaatgaattagtggtaagagggaaactagaggaattccctatcaagctacagaac encodes:
- the LOC142589662 gene encoding uncharacterized protein LOC142589662 isoform X2 — translated: MTSPPWGLLTGRGSGQVPAEYLRHRYWNYDPDVQEPRDPRQSCSLPALHPFHPAVWPYLNPVTPIVCKVRQPWLTFIDSYGNLRFNASSSYSLSNLRCSYKSVQRVTDNEITYSDAVPFTRDKVPLNDDVITVSCSNALKWPIYSNIHAVAVRRNPPVRPNVTAPNKRTRGIRRNASFRGSRHGSSKPRIKPRQPPNVLIFGLDSVSRLSMMRFLPKTYDYLVTQLNAVVFRGMNKVGDNTFPNLLALLTGRRVEDVVKPGQRDKVYDDVHIVWKDFREAGYETLFAEDFPAFALFNYLARGFTKPPTDYYLRPFWLAVYESFLLMSSSALCLGNGPKHMLQLEYVKRYFDGRNASNSDRPFFAFSYLVEISHDFSQQVGAADDDFVEFLDYLRSNGHLDNTFLFFLSDHGHRFDSIRSTFVGRIEERLPFFALGLPARMDWLDSQARDVASKSTLTRLNVSQIASNLETNAGRLTTPFDTYATLRDIASFASGGSAIVGQDDSHYGISLFGEVTRDRTCERAGIPSEYCSCGSEVPVELDSPLVRKAATALVEKVNDLLNSDELDEPFAMRRRCAMLSLRRVYDAQELLVVDNVKETADGTRRLRVTVEVLPSAAMLEGLMVVNGEEQFDVLGDISRINKYGNQSHCIRHAVLRKYCYCLAEAPMNNETSRDYEEQTFPTIT
- the LOC142589662 gene encoding uncharacterized protein LOC142589662 isoform X1, with amino-acid sequence MLRRNRVHPAVLIALPFLATLLLMTSPPWGLLTGRGSGQVPAEYLRHRYWNYDPDVQEPRDPRQSCSLPALHPFHPAVWPYLNPVTPIVCKVRQPWLTFIDSYGNLRFNASSSYSLSNLRCSYKSVQRVTDNEITYSDAVPFTRDKVPLNDDVITVSCSNALKWPIYSNIHAVAVRRNPPVRPNVTAPNKRTRGIRRNASFRGSRHGSSKPRIKPRQPPNVLIFGLDSVSRLSMMRFLPKTYDYLVTQLNAVVFRGMNKVGDNTFPNLLALLTGRRVEDVVKPGQRDKVYDDVHIVWKDFREAGYETLFAEDFPAFALFNYLARGFTKPPTDYYLRPFWLAVYESFLLMSSSALCLGNGPKHMLQLEYVKRYFDGRNASNSDRPFFAFSYLVEISHDFSQQVGAADDDFVEFLDYLRSNGHLDNTFLFFLSDHGHRFDSIRSTFVGRIEERLPFFALGLPARMDWLDSQARDVASKSTLTRLNVSQIASNLETNAGRLTTPFDTYATLRDIASFASGGSAIVGQDDSHYGISLFGEVTRDRTCERAGIPSEYCSCGSEVPVELDSPLVRKAATALVEKVNDLLNSDELDEPFAMRRRCAMLSLRRVYDAQELLVVDNVKETADGTRRLRVTVEVLPSAAMLEGLMVVNGEEQFDVLGDISRINKYGNQSHCIRHAVLRKYCYCLAEAPMNNETSRDYEEQTFPTIT